The following are encoded in a window of Lacinutrix sp. WUR7 genomic DNA:
- a CDS encoding dicarboxylate/amino acid:cation symporter, whose amino-acid sequence MKSLFSNLLFKVFLAIVLGIVFGQYLPESINRVFTTFNAFFGQFLNFAIPLIIMGLIMPAISDLGKGAGKLLLLTAGIAYGSTLFSGFMTYFAASNIFPLLLESHINDAAQISDSSPELLPYFSINIPPVLDVMSSLVLAFVIGLGLAAQEKSTLKSVVKDFQKIIMQLIENVIVPLLPLFILGIFASMSFSGKVISILSVFISIIGVIFALHILLLLLQYTIAGILTKKNPLKLLATMMPAYFTALGTQSSAATIPVTLKQALNNGVSEKIAGFVIPLCATIHLSGSIMKITACAMALMILHGMPFDFTLFAGFIFVLGIAMIAAPGVPGGAIMAAIGILQSMLGFNEEMLGLMIALYIAMDSFGTACNVTGDGAISLVVNEITKEKATA is encoded by the coding sequence ATGAAGTCCCTATTTTCGAACTTACTATTTAAAGTTTTTCTAGCTATAGTATTAGGAATTGTTTTCGGACAATATTTACCTGAATCCATAAATCGTGTATTTACAACTTTCAATGCCTTTTTCGGACAGTTTTTAAATTTCGCAATTCCGTTAATTATTATGGGTTTAATAATGCCTGCTATTTCCGATTTAGGAAAAGGTGCTGGTAAATTATTATTACTTACCGCTGGTATTGCTTATGGTTCAACCTTATTTTCTGGGTTTATGACTTATTTTGCTGCATCTAATATATTCCCATTACTTTTAGAATCGCATATTAATGACGCTGCTCAGATTTCCGATTCTAGTCCGGAATTATTACCATATTTTAGTATCAATATTCCACCAGTATTAGATGTAATGTCTTCTTTAGTTCTGGCATTTGTAATTGGTTTAGGACTGGCCGCACAGGAGAAATCTACTTTGAAATCGGTAGTCAAAGATTTTCAGAAAATTATAATGCAATTAATCGAAAATGTAATTGTACCACTATTACCACTCTTTATTTTAGGAATATTTGCAAGCATGTCTTTTAGCGGAAAAGTAATCTCCATTCTTTCCGTATTTATCAGTATTATCGGAGTTATTTTTGCTCTGCACATTTTATTATTATTACTTCAATATACTATTGCAGGTATTCTTACAAAAAAGAATCCATTAAAATTATTAGCAACCATGATGCCAGCATATTTCACTGCATTAGGAACACAATCTTCGGCAGCTACTATTCCGGTTACCTTAAAGCAAGCCTTAAACAATGGTGTTTCAGAAAAAATTGCAGGATTTGTTATTCCTTTATGTGCTACCATTCATCTCTCGGGAAGTATTATGAAAATTACTGCTTGTGCTATGGCTTTAATGATTTTACATGGTATGCCTTTTGATTTCACACTCTTTGCAGGATTTATTTTTGTATTAGGAATCGCTATGATTGCAGCACCAGGAGTTCCTGGAGGAGCAATTATGGCTGCTATTGGGATCTTACAATCTATGCTAGGTTTCAATGAAGAAATGTTAGGATTAATGATCGCCTTATATATTGCAATGGACAGTTTTGGTACTGCTTGTAACGTTACTGGTGATGGCGCGATTTCTTTAGTCGTCAACGAAATAACCAAAGAAAAAGCAACTGCTTAA
- a CDS encoding outer membrane beta-barrel family protein, translated as MTKQFFAFICILFFTLHSFAQKEVTITGSIIEQETLQPLEYATVAFFSKKENRMVTGGITDQNGKFSIPVTAGLYDVSVEFIGFGTKTIADQKLFADTNLGKLFLSEDAESLDVVEIIAERTTVEIKLDKKIYNVGKDLTVRGGTVSDVLDNVPSVAVDVEGNVSLRGQENVRILINGKPSGLVGLNSTEALRQLPAESIEKVEVITSPSARYDSEGTAGIINIILRRSKLQGLNGAITANAGYNPSAGISGNINYRTGNVNIFNTTAYNYRESPGNSFTNTTYKDSGNRIKESKDYERIRKGFNTNLGLEWYINDSASLTTSLFYSDNNNESNTTNSLLQYDINNALTSTSSRFDPELEDDKTIQYAANFTKNFETSGHKLTFDFQYEDSTEDENSLVEVNNILTEKVGTLEDQERILVQGDYVLPIGEKAQFELGYRGNFNNLTTDYEVALLDDTDTFYVDNTLSNILNYKEYINAVYTQYGSKHGKFSYLLGLRLENTRITIDQPSSYDYSKKDYTGLFPTVNLNYELSDAENVTLGYSRRLRRPRSRYINPFPSRSSVSSVFQGNPDLDPSYSGTFDLGYLNRFGKVTLNTSAYYQHATDVFNFISFDTGETVNVDGEDVSIIQRTPINLATEDRYGFEFTLMYRASRKFNTSANFNVFKSKTEGVDPNGADLGNENTSWYARLNTKYTLPADIEWQTSMNYSGPSEDAQNKREGVFSTNIAFSKDLFKDKASIAFNISDLFNSRKRTMETNTDTFFSTSEFQWRERSFNLSFTYRFNQKKKERGSRGSGGDEEFEG; from the coding sequence ATGACTAAACAATTTTTCGCATTCATTTGCATTTTATTTTTCACATTACATTCTTTTGCTCAAAAAGAAGTAACCATTACAGGAAGTATTATAGAACAGGAAACACTACAACCTCTAGAATATGCTACTGTTGCTTTTTTTAGTAAAAAGGAAAACAGAATGGTTACTGGAGGAATTACAGACCAAAACGGAAAATTCAGTATCCCTGTTACGGCTGGACTTTATGATGTATCCGTTGAATTTATTGGTTTTGGTACAAAGACAATTGCAGATCAAAAACTTTTTGCTGACACTAATTTAGGAAAACTATTTCTTAGTGAAGATGCAGAATCTTTGGATGTGGTAGAAATTATTGCAGAGCGTACTACTGTAGAAATTAAATTAGACAAAAAAATATATAACGTTGGTAAAGATCTTACCGTTCGTGGTGGTACCGTAAGTGATGTACTAGACAACGTACCTTCGGTTGCAGTAGATGTGGAAGGAAATGTATCTTTAAGAGGACAAGAAAATGTACGTATATTAATTAACGGAAAACCTTCCGGATTAGTTGGTTTAAACTCTACAGAAGCATTACGTCAATTACCTGCAGAATCTATTGAGAAAGTAGAAGTTATTACTTCGCCTTCCGCAAGATATGATTCAGAAGGTACTGCCGGAATTATAAATATAATCTTACGAAGAAGTAAGTTACAAGGTTTAAATGGAGCAATAACTGCAAACGCTGGTTATAATCCTTCCGCAGGAATATCTGGAAACATAAACTACAGAACAGGAAATGTAAACATCTTTAACACCACTGCATACAATTACAGAGAATCACCTGGAAATTCTTTTACCAATACAACTTATAAAGATTCTGGAAATAGAATTAAAGAATCTAAAGATTACGAACGTATTAGAAAAGGATTTAATACGAATTTAGGTTTAGAATGGTACATTAATGATTCTGCTTCATTAACTACTTCTCTTTTTTATAGCGATAACAATAATGAAAGTAACACTACAAATAGCTTACTTCAATATGACATTAACAACGCACTAACTAGCACAAGTTCTCGTTTTGATCCAGAATTAGAAGATGACAAAACCATTCAATACGCTGCTAATTTTACAAAAAACTTTGAAACTAGCGGACACAAACTTACTTTCGATTTTCAATATGAAGATAGCACAGAAGATGAAAATTCTCTTGTAGAAGTAAATAATATTTTAACTGAAAAAGTAGGTACGCTTGAAGATCAAGAACGTATTTTAGTACAAGGAGATTATGTATTACCTATTGGCGAAAAAGCACAGTTTGAATTAGGCTACCGTGGTAACTTTAACAATTTAACTACAGACTATGAGGTAGCACTTTTAGATGACACGGATACTTTCTATGTCGATAACACACTATCAAACATATTAAACTATAAAGAATATATAAACGCTGTTTACACACAATATGGTAGCAAACATGGTAAATTTTCTTACTTATTAGGTTTACGTCTTGAAAACACAAGAATTACTATTGACCAACCATCTAGTTATGATTATAGTAAAAAAGATTACACCGGTTTATTTCCTACAGTAAATTTAAATTATGAATTATCAGATGCAGAAAATGTAACGCTTGGTTACAGCAGACGTTTACGTAGACCACGTTCTAGATATATAAACCCATTCCCATCTCGTTCTAGTGTATCTAGTGTTTTTCAAGGAAATCCAGATTTAGATCCTAGTTACTCTGGTACTTTTGACCTAGGTTATTTAAACCGTTTTGGAAAAGTAACACTGAATACATCTGCGTATTACCAACATGCTACAGACGTATTTAACTTTATCAGTTTTGATACAGGAGAAACCGTAAATGTAGATGGTGAAGATGTATCTATAATACAACGTACACCAATAAATCTTGCTACAGAAGATAGATATGGTTTTGAATTCACACTTATGTACAGAGCATCTCGTAAATTTAATACCAGCGCAAACTTTAATGTCTTTAAATCTAAAACCGAAGGTGTAGATCCAAACGGAGCAGATTTAGGAAACGAAAACACGAGTTGGTATGCACGATTAAATACTAAATATACATTACCTGCAGATATAGAATGGCAAACAAGTATGAATTATAGTGGTCCGAGTGAAGACGCACAAAACAAACGAGAAGGTGTTTTTTCAACCAATATAGCATTTAGTAAAGATTTATTTAAAGACAAAGCATCTATTGCTTTTAATATTAGCGATTTATTTAACTCTAGAAAACGTACCATGGAAACAAACACAGATACTTTTTTTAGTACTAGTGAGTTTCAATGGAGAGAACGTAGTTTCAACTTATCTTTTACCTACAGATTTAATCAAAAGAAAAAAGAAAGAGGCTCTAGAGGAAGTGGTGGAGATGAAGAATTTGAAGGATAA
- a CDS encoding ArsC/Spx/MgsR family protein, giving the protein MIRYIDNPLTERKLKRIVKLLNIKPIQLIRTEATIWKDHYQELVSNVDEFEDIEYIKMMTEFPSLIKIPIVINGDKAAICKPPEKILSILAS; this is encoded by the coding sequence GTGATTAGATATATTGATAATCCTTTAACCGAAAGAAAACTAAAAAGGATCGTTAAACTTTTAAATATTAAGCCCATTCAACTCATTAGAACAGAAGCTACTATATGGAAAGACCATTACCAAGAATTAGTTTCTAATGTTGACGAATTTGAAGATATTGAATACATAAAAATGATGACAGAATTTCCAAGTCTCATAAAAATACCAATTGTTATTAATGGCGACAAAGCGGCAATTTGCAAGCCACCAGAAAAAATACTAAGTATACTAGCTAGCTAA
- the arsC gene encoding arsenate reductase (glutaredoxin) (This arsenate reductase requires both glutathione and glutaredoxin to convert arsenate to arsenite, after which the efflux transporter formed by ArsA and ArsB can extrude the arsenite from the cell, providing resistance.): MITIYHNNRCSKSRCGLEILKNSGKEYKIINYLETVPNKAELTKIINLLKINPIDLVRKNEAIWKENYKGKALTDAQIIDAMIKHPKLIERPIVIKDDKAVIGRPPERILEIIT, from the coding sequence ATGATAACGATATACCATAATAACAGGTGCAGTAAGTCTCGCTGCGGACTAGAAATATTAAAGAATTCTGGTAAAGAATATAAAATAATTAATTACCTTGAAACCGTTCCGAATAAAGCAGAGTTAACAAAAATAATTAACCTTCTTAAAATCAACCCAATAGATTTAGTGAGAAAAAACGAAGCTATTTGGAAAGAGAATTACAAAGGCAAAGCATTAACAGATGCCCAAATAATAGATGCAATGATTAAACATCCTAAACTAATAGAAAGACCTATAGTTATAAAAGATGATAAAGCAGTCATTGGTCGTCCGCCAGAACGAATACTTGAAATAATAACATAA